In Candidatus Nitronauta litoralis, one DNA window encodes the following:
- a CDS encoding DUF4234 domain-containing protein: protein MPVFIKFKGWSGKDVARSTQQLSKVFKLKTKQSETVMELLATGRTWKYGVPVDDGKAGQAKTFFQKLGFEIELLPALKPEPAVATVQAANVAVSPASPPSNTISEKDFEVPGVNWVLEDAPELIEKNDDRRLLDIKRTPVLLVIFLGVITLGLYNVFWFLSRLPSINNLDSKNKLSPGLLQALFVLTGSLVVFDVLELAFDIKFGIDLIQIFVALTVYILFVFQAFKVRRILLDHFDANLSGLKLISGALTLFLGNIYLQYKINGIHDWYAREEEGELKMRGDGPAWTWFVIFFIVMPIAVMVYFALAFFEDFDTGDEVTGGLMAGFQLGSYYAACDSFWQEKGDEQICTPDVAADSDLPYVENPKIIITGSGTRATFYAEAVYEGSDSIYSINGEGEVTLKEGDESFIINFDEKSSP from the coding sequence ATGCCGGTATTTATCAAATTTAAAGGTTGGTCGGGAAAAGATGTCGCCAGGTCTACACAGCAATTATCGAAAGTCTTCAAGCTAAAAACAAAACAGTCAGAAACGGTGATGGAATTGCTGGCGACAGGGAGGACCTGGAAATATGGGGTTCCCGTTGATGATGGTAAAGCTGGACAGGCCAAAACTTTTTTCCAAAAGTTGGGATTTGAAATTGAGTTGCTCCCTGCCTTGAAACCAGAGCCTGCAGTCGCTACAGTTCAAGCTGCTAACGTTGCGGTTTCTCCTGCCTCTCCTCCGTCCAATACCATCAGTGAAAAAGATTTCGAAGTTCCAGGAGTCAATTGGGTGCTTGAGGATGCCCCCGAGTTGATAGAGAAAAATGATGACAGGCGTTTACTCGATATAAAAAGGACACCTGTGTTGTTGGTGATTTTTCTCGGTGTGATCACTCTGGGGCTCTATAACGTATTCTGGTTTTTAAGTCGCCTCCCGTCAATAAACAATCTGGATTCGAAAAACAAACTGTCTCCGGGTTTGTTGCAGGCTTTGTTTGTGTTGACAGGGTCCCTGGTTGTTTTTGATGTTCTTGAGTTGGCTTTTGACATTAAATTTGGAATCGATTTGATCCAGATATTTGTGGCTCTAACGGTTTACATTCTTTTTGTTTTTCAGGCGTTCAAGGTGCGACGGATTTTACTGGATCATTTTGATGCGAACTTATCCGGATTGAAATTGATTTCCGGTGCACTGACTTTATTTTTGGGCAACATTTATCTTCAATATAAAATTAATGGAATTCATGACTGGTACGCCCGGGAAGAAGAGGGTGAACTCAAGATGCGGGGGGATGGTCCCGCATGGACCTGGTTTGTTATATTTTTTATTGTCATGCCCATTGCCGTGATGGTGTATTTCGCCCTGGCTTTTTTCGAGGATTTCGATACAGGAGATGAAGTGACCGGGGGGTTGATGGCCGGCTTTCAACTGGGTAGTTATTACGCCGCTTGTGACAGTTTTTGGCAGGAAAAAGGGGATGAACAGATTTGCACCCCGGATGTGGCCGCAGACAGTGATCTGCCTTACGTGGAAAACCCGAAGATCATCATTACCGGATCCGGGACGCGGGCAACTTTTTATGCCGAAGCGGTGTACGAAGGAAGCGACTCGATATACAGCATTAATGGAGAGGGCGAGGTGACGCTTAAAGAAGGGGATGAATCGTTCATTATTAATTTTGACGAAAAATCGAGTCCTTGA